One genomic window of Arachis stenosperma cultivar V10309 chromosome 10, arast.V10309.gnm1.PFL2, whole genome shotgun sequence includes the following:
- the LOC130956775 gene encoding uncharacterized protein LOC130956775: MARNFDDMFNEALYSKKRRGDNTLIDNWINECLFDNSKEEDINKSSIPTPHRWINTDREAGHDRIFQDYFADEPVRRGLSPLQKCTAAIWMLAYAIAVDAIDDYVCIGESTTIECLKKFVEGVISVFKDKYLQKPNLNLCMVPAQNGGGSWLSWHVG; encoded by the exons ATGGCTAGAAATTTTGATGATATGTTTAATGAAGCTTTGTATAGTAAAAAAAGACGGGGAGATAACACGCTAATAGATAATTGGATCAATGAGTGTTTATTCGATAATTCAAAAGAAGAAGATATCAATAAAAGCTCTATCCCAACTCCTCATAGATGGATCAACACAGATCGAGAAGCAGGACATGATCGCATTTTCCAAGATTACTTTGCAGATGAGCCAGT GAGAAGAGGCTTGTCACCACTCCAAAAATGCACTGCTGCAATATGGATGCTAGCATATGCCATTGCAGTTGATGCTATTGATGATTATGTGTGCATAGGCGAGAGCACTACCATTGAATGCTTGAAAAAATTTGTTGAAGGTGTCATTTCGGTGTTCAAGGATAAATACTTGCAAAaaccaaatttaaatttatgtatGGTGCCTGCTCAAAATGGCGGAGGGTCGTGGCTTTCCTGGCATGTTGGGTAG